The following are encoded together in the Carassius auratus strain Wakin chromosome 34, ASM336829v1, whole genome shotgun sequence genome:
- the LOC113053290 gene encoding leucine-rich repeat-containing protein 58-like, translated as MEGFEGASSSSESVLDLSRLNLNNNSLDALSEKRRKDTKQLYLCYNRMTVLPESISLFSNLEFLDISNNALSVISEDITRLTKLKTLIAKNNSLNDSSLPKDFGSLQLDVLNLSGNRFEEMPSQCLQLLRLQSLSLGGNRLKSIPAEIESLASLELLYLGGNQISSIPAELANLPSLCYLVLCDNRIQSVPPQLNKLHSLRSLSLHNNLLTYLPREILSLVHLQELSLRGNPLVVRFVKDMTYDPPSLLELAGRTVKSKNLAYSHKDLPSHLVNYLDMASKCPNPKCAGVYFDSCVRHIKFVDFCGKYRLPLMHYLCSPECTSPCSSNPQSDADSDEDNSVPADRLQRVLLG; from the exons ATGGAGGGATTTGAAGgagccagcagcagcagcgagaGTGTTTTAGATCTGTCCCGTCTGAATCTGAACAATAATAGTTTGGACGCACTCAGCGAGAAACGACGGAAAGACACGAAGCAGCTGTACCTGTGCTACAACCGCATGACGGTTTTACCCGAGTCCATCTCTTTATTCTCGAACCTGGAGTTTCTCGACATCAGCAACAACGCGTTGTCGGTCATCAGCGAGGACATCACCCGACTGACCAAACTCAAAACCCTCATAGCCAAGAACAATAGCTTGAATGATTCCTCTCTGCCCAAAGACTTTGGCTCTCTGCAGCTGGACGTGTTGAATTTGAGTGGGAACCGGTTTGAGGAGATGCCGAGCCAGTGTCTGCAGCTGCTGCGGCTCCAGTCTCTGTCTCTGGGAGGAAACAGACTGAAGAGCATCCCAGCAGAGATCGAGAGTCTCGCCAG CTTAGAGCTGTTGTATCTGGGTGGGAACCAGATCTCCTCCATCCCTGCTGAACTAGCTAACTTACCCAGCCTCTGTTACCTAGTTCTGTGTGATAATCGCATCCAGAGCGTCCCACCTCAACTCAACAA GCTCCATTCCCTGCGCTCTCTTAGTCTGCATAATAACCTGCTGACGTATCTTCCGAGAGAGATCCTGAGCCTGGTGCATCTTCAGGAGCTCAGTCTCAGAGGCAATCCTTTGGTCGTACGCTTCGTCAAGGACATGACCTATGACCCCCCGTCACTGCTGGAGCTGGCTGGCCGGACCGTCAAGAGCAAGAACCTTGCATACTCTCACAAAGACCTCCCGAGCCATCTAGTCAACTACCTAGACATGGCCAGCAAGTGTCCCAACCCCAAGTGTGCAG GCGTTTACTTCGACTCATGCGTTCGTCACATCAAGTTTGTGGATTTCTGCGGGAAGTATCGCCTGCCCTTGATGCACTACCTGTGCTCCCCAGAATGCACCTCTCCCTGCAGCTCCAACCCTCAGAGCGACGCTGACTCAGACGAAGACAACAGCGTGCCTGCCGATCGCCTTCAGAGAGTGCTGCTGGGATAA